The sequence GCACCAGTCTTTGACCAGAACGGCCAACTACGTCATGTGCTGGGGGCAGACGTACGCCTGAACAGTCTGCTCGAGCGTATCGGCAGCCCGCGCCGGGTAGCGGCCAGTTGATCAGCCCATTCCGTACTGCACGCCACCAGCCCGGCGCGCCTGCCGGGCCATAAGCACGACCAGTAGCGCGCAACCGGTCATCACCAGCGCCATAGGCACCGCCGTGCCGTCATGCAGCACCCCAATCAGCGCCGAGGTAATCCCGGCGATGACAAACTGCATGGTGCCCATCAGCGCCGAAGCCAGCCCGGCCTGATGGCCTTGCCCAGCCATGGCACAGGCCGAGGCGTTGGGCAGTACCAGTGCCACCACCGAGACCGCAAAAAACAGCGGCAGCATCAGTGGCCACAACGACTCCGGTTGCACGAAAGTAGTGACCAATAGCCACAGACAGCACAGCAAAAATACTAGCGTGGTGCGCTGCAGCAGCTTGACTGGCGGACGCCGACGCAGAAGCCGGCTATTGAACTGGGCAAACAGGATGAAGCCGGCGGCATTGATCGCAAAAAACCAACCGAAATGCTCCGCCGCGATGCCATACAGCTTGATGATCACGAACGGCGAACCAGCGATATAGACGAACATGCCGGCCATGGCCAACCCACCGGTCAAAGCATGAAACATGAACACTGGCTCACGCAACAGACGCAGGTAGCGGCCCAGTGCGCCAGATAAAGCCGGGCGTTCCTGGGTTTGCGGCAGGGTTTCCTGCAGCCAGATAAATACCGCCACAGCGGCCAGACAGGCGAACAGCGTCAAAAAATAGAAAATCAGCGGCCAGCCACCCAGCTTGAGCATCCCGCCACCCAGCAAGGGCGCCAGGATCGGCGCCACCCCCATTACCAGCATCAATTGGGAAAAGGCCCTGGCTGCCTCTATCGGCTTGCACAGATCGCGTACCACCGCACGGGTTACTACCATCCCGGCGCAACCACCGAGCGCCTGGGCAAAACGCGCCGCCAGCAACCATTCCAAAGTTGGTGCCAGGGCGCAGGCCAGCGACGCCATAGCGAACAGGGCAATGCCGAACAACAGCGGTTTGCGTCGGCCATAGCGGTCGGCGATCGGCCCATAGAATAACTGTCCTGAAGCCAGACCGATGAAGTACGCCGACATACTGAGCTGAATATGCTCGATATCGGTGGCATACGAGGCCGCCATGGCCGGAAATGCCGGGAGATAGAGGTCAATGGCCAGTGGGCCGAAAGCGCTCAGGCCACCCAGAATGAGCAGAATCTTTAAAGGCATGGAATATCCGGAAACAGAAGGACGAACGGCTGACCGCTCAGTCAGAGCCCTACATCATGCCAGAACAGCTGTGCGAATGCTGGCAACAGACTGTTGCCAGCATTTCACCTGCTCCTAAAACCTTCCCCCTAGGGCGGCTCAACGCCGAATCATGAAAGTCCGGCCTGCGGTAAAGGCCCCAATGATCAGTACTGCACCGATGGCCGGCATCCAATATCCCTCGACTTGCGGGATGGTGCGCAGGAAGACGAAGGCCACCGCAGTAGGAGCGACGAAGCGCACCAGGAACTGCCAGGCGGAAAACCAGCGATCATTGGTCGCCATTTGCCGGATCACGTCCTCACGGGTCAGTGCCCAACCTGCAAACAGCGCAATCAGCAAACCACCCAAAGGCATGAGGATGTTAGTAATGAACTCCAGTACATCGAAGGGTGAGCGACCGAACCACTGGTGAGTAATGGTGCCCTCGGACCAGACATTGAAGCTGAACACGGTCAGCAGCCCCAAG is a genomic window of Halopseudomonas phragmitis containing:
- a CDS encoding Bcr/CflA family multidrug efflux MFS transporter; translated protein: MPLKILLILGGLSAFGPLAIDLYLPAFPAMAASYATDIEHIQLSMSAYFIGLASGQLFYGPIADRYGRRKPLLFGIALFAMASLACALAPTLEWLLAARFAQALGGCAGMVVTRAVVRDLCKPIEAARAFSQLMLVMGVAPILAPLLGGGMLKLGGWPLIFYFLTLFACLAAVAVFIWLQETLPQTQERPALSGALGRYLRLLREPVFMFHALTGGLAMAGMFVYIAGSPFVIIKLYGIAAEHFGWFFAINAAGFILFAQFNSRLLRRRPPVKLLQRTTLVFLLCCLWLLVTTFVQPESLWPLMLPLFFAVSVVALVLPNASACAMAGQGHQAGLASALMGTMQFVIAGITSALIGVLHDGTAVPMALVMTGCALLVVLMARQARRAGGVQYGMG